A single region of the Streptomyces caelestis genome encodes:
- the pxpB gene encoding 5-oxoprolinase subunit PxpB, whose product MKVLPVGDDALLVEVSSGDEAQALHAELLRRRAEGSLSAREIVPAARTVLLDGLDSPARLTAELTAAELPPAPPRAREAVEIPVRYDGPDLADVAAHWGVPEREVARIHAETEFRVAFCGFAPGFGYLTGLPPRYDVPRRATPRTAVPAGSVALAGPYTGVYPRSSPGGWQLIGTTDAVLWDHARVPAALLSPGTRVRFVPVEPVGHP is encoded by the coding sequence ATGAAGGTGCTGCCGGTCGGCGACGACGCGCTGCTCGTCGAGGTCTCCTCGGGCGACGAGGCCCAGGCCCTCCACGCCGAGCTGCTGCGACGCCGCGCGGAGGGCTCGCTGTCGGCCCGCGAGATCGTGCCCGCGGCCCGCACGGTCCTCCTCGACGGCCTCGACTCCCCCGCCCGGCTGACCGCCGAACTGACCGCCGCGGAGCTGCCGCCCGCTCCCCCACGCGCGCGTGAGGCGGTCGAGATCCCCGTGCGCTACGACGGCCCGGACCTGGCCGATGTCGCCGCACACTGGGGCGTGCCCGAGCGGGAGGTCGCCCGCATTCACGCGGAGACGGAGTTCCGGGTCGCCTTCTGCGGCTTCGCCCCCGGCTTCGGCTACCTCACCGGCCTGCCGCCGCGCTACGACGTCCCGCGCCGGGCCACCCCGCGCACGGCCGTCCCGGCCGGTTCGGTGGCGCTGGCGGGCCCGTACACGGGCGTGTACCCGCGCTCGTCGCCGGGCGGCTGGCAGCTGATCGGCACGACGGACGCCGTCCTGTGGGACCACGCGCGCGTGCCGGCCGCGCTGCTGTCGCCGGGCACGCGTGTGCGGTTCGTCCCCGTCGAGCCGGTGGGGCACCCGTGA
- a CDS encoding LamB/YcsF family protein, whose amino-acid sequence MACIDLNADLGEGFGRWRLTDDERLLSVVTSANVACGFHAGDAITMRRVCELAAERGVRIGAQVSYRDLAGFGRRAMDVPPAELAAEVAYQIGALEVFARAAGARVAYVKPHGALYNRVVRDEEQAAAVVDGVLLADASLPVLGLPGSRLLELAGKAGLPVVTEAFADRAYTEAGTLVPRTLEGAVVTDPDTVVERSLSLARSGEVVSHSGTRIEVRARSLCLHGDTPGAVELARRVRERLEASGVRVEAFA is encoded by the coding sequence ATGGCCTGCATCGATCTGAACGCCGACCTCGGCGAGGGCTTCGGCCGCTGGCGGCTCACCGACGACGAACGGCTGCTGTCGGTCGTCACCAGCGCCAACGTGGCGTGCGGTTTCCACGCCGGGGACGCGATCACCATGCGCCGGGTGTGCGAGCTGGCGGCCGAGCGCGGCGTCCGGATCGGTGCCCAGGTGTCCTACCGGGACCTGGCCGGGTTCGGGCGGCGCGCGATGGACGTGCCGCCCGCCGAGCTGGCGGCCGAGGTGGCCTACCAGATCGGCGCCCTGGAGGTCTTCGCACGGGCGGCGGGTGCCCGCGTGGCCTACGTGAAACCGCACGGCGCGCTCTACAACCGGGTCGTGCGCGACGAGGAGCAGGCCGCCGCGGTCGTCGACGGCGTGCTCCTCGCGGACGCATCCCTTCCGGTGCTGGGCCTGCCCGGCTCGCGCCTGCTGGAGCTGGCCGGGAAGGCCGGGCTGCCGGTCGTCACGGAGGCCTTCGCGGACCGGGCGTACACCGAGGCGGGCACGCTCGTGCCGCGCACCCTGGAGGGCGCCGTGGTCACCGACCCCGACACCGTCGTGGAGCGGTCGCTGAGCCTGGCCCGCTCCGGCGAGGTCGTCTCGCACTCGGGGACCCGGATCGAGGTACGCGCGCGTTCCCTGTGCCTGCACGGCGACACGCCCGGCGCGGTGGAGCTGGCGCGCCGGGTGCGGGAGCGGCTGGAGGCGTCGGGCGTCCGGGTGGAGGCTTTCGCATGA